The following coding sequences lie in one Myxococcus xanthus genomic window:
- a CDS encoding sporulation-delaying protein SdpB family protein yields the protein MLTALGNRARAWVAGPSPWSNVYGLARTLVALGTGGTLAFSDTTTLFRPVAGIPEAPVCEGIRAASFFCVLPSGWLEVARWAAVLLLLVVASGWRPRVTGLVHWWVAVSMPWSASLTDGGDQIAAILALLMLPLALTDDRRWHWDTPRESTGNDEAKRLIARSAWVMLRLQVAGIYFHASVGKFKVTEWVDGTALYYWLLDPSVGAPDWLAGVMLPVLSSPVVALLTWSVLLLELGLALGPLLNPSLRRVLLPLGISFHLGIAVFHGLISFVLVMCGALILLLRPFDELFRFEGLRAWVRHMRTPPVPTATPSLEPVAVQVASVPPTDGA from the coding sequence ATGCTGACAGCGCTTGGAAACCGTGCCCGCGCCTGGGTGGCGGGCCCCTCCCCCTGGAGCAACGTCTACGGCCTGGCGCGCACGCTGGTCGCGCTGGGGACGGGTGGCACGCTGGCCTTCAGCGACACCACGACGCTGTTCCGGCCCGTCGCGGGCATCCCCGAGGCCCCCGTCTGCGAGGGCATCCGCGCGGCGTCCTTCTTCTGCGTGCTCCCCTCCGGCTGGCTGGAGGTAGCGCGGTGGGCGGCGGTGCTACTGCTGCTCGTCGTCGCCTCCGGCTGGCGCCCGCGCGTCACGGGACTGGTGCACTGGTGGGTGGCCGTCAGCATGCCGTGGTCCGCGTCGCTGACGGACGGCGGTGACCAGATTGCCGCCATCCTGGCGCTGCTGATGCTGCCCCTGGCGCTCACGGATGACCGGCGCTGGCACTGGGACACGCCCCGCGAATCCACGGGGAACGACGAGGCGAAGCGGCTCATCGCCCGGTCGGCCTGGGTGATGCTCCGCCTCCAGGTGGCGGGCATCTACTTCCACGCCTCCGTCGGCAAGTTCAAGGTGACGGAGTGGGTGGACGGCACGGCCCTGTATTACTGGCTGCTGGACCCCAGCGTCGGTGCACCGGACTGGCTGGCCGGCGTGATGCTCCCCGTCCTGAGCAGCCCCGTGGTGGCGCTGCTCACCTGGTCCGTGCTGCTGCTGGAGCTGGGGCTCGCGCTGGGCCCGCTGCTGAACCCGTCCCTGCGCCGCGTGCTGCTGCCCCTGGGCATCAGCTTCCACCTGGGCATCGCCGTGTTCCATGGGCTCATCAGCTTCGTGCTCGTCATGTGCGGCGCGCTCATCCTGCTGCTCCGTCCGTTCGACGAGCTCTTCCGCTTCGAGGGCCTCCGCGCCTGGGTGCGGCACATGCGGACCCCGCCCGTGCCCACCGCCACGCCGTCCTTGGAGCCGGTAGCGGTGCAGGTGGCGTCGGTGCCCCCCACCGACGGCGCATGA
- a CDS encoding DUF6209 family protein — protein METPVWKSLTLALPLMAACGGAPQQQEETSANAMELQQAPLTAPTATVRFLNGWTHSQHGAIVRGGTLVVDYDLYRMTDCHHSTYAGQQAWDTLAYVRFLPSGQLFSGSVKQATGSTSFVNKPFEVTVPSDATSVETWFFTSGRTCAPKYDSNYGQNYVFPVEAQSPSAVVWAGDWGGSFARDCEHRDGLADPIVIDSYVMERACKFVDADVYVPGVTDAATARPELIQAQVEFSVDGAATQHRWLAYQGRVGNNYRYRWNLAAEPLAYTPWNAYAFGFRYSTDGVSWYRIASGAGPTGGTARTVQRHF, from the coding sequence ATGGAGACGCCTGTCTGGAAGTCCCTGACCCTCGCGTTGCCGCTGATGGCGGCCTGTGGCGGAGCGCCTCAGCAGCAGGAGGAGACATCTGCCAACGCCATGGAGTTACAGCAGGCGCCGCTCACCGCGCCCACCGCCACGGTGCGCTTCCTCAACGGCTGGACGCACTCGCAGCACGGCGCCATCGTCCGCGGCGGCACGCTCGTCGTCGACTACGACCTGTACCGGATGACGGACTGTCACCACAGCACCTACGCCGGCCAGCAGGCGTGGGACACGCTGGCCTATGTCCGCTTCCTCCCCAGCGGCCAGCTCTTCAGCGGCAGCGTGAAGCAGGCCACGGGCAGCACCTCGTTCGTGAACAAGCCCTTCGAGGTGACTGTGCCTTCGGACGCCACGAGCGTGGAGACATGGTTCTTCACCTCCGGCCGCACCTGCGCGCCGAAGTACGACAGCAACTACGGCCAGAACTACGTCTTCCCCGTGGAGGCGCAGTCGCCCTCCGCCGTGGTGTGGGCCGGTGACTGGGGCGGCAGCTTCGCTCGCGACTGCGAGCACCGCGACGGGCTGGCGGACCCCATCGTCATCGACAGCTACGTCATGGAGCGCGCCTGCAAGTTCGTGGACGCGGACGTGTACGTGCCCGGCGTGACGGATGCCGCCACCGCGCGTCCGGAGCTCATCCAGGCGCAGGTGGAGTTCAGCGTGGATGGCGCGGCCACGCAGCACCGGTGGCTGGCCTATCAGGGCCGGGTGGGCAACAACTACCGGTACCGCTGGAACCTCGCCGCGGAACCGCTCGCGTATACGCCGTGGAACGCCTATGCATTCGGGTTCCGATATTCAACGGATGGCGTGAGCTGGTATCGCATCGCGAGCGGCGCGGGCCCCACGGGCGGCACCGCGCGGACCGTGCAGCGTCACTTCTGA
- a CDS encoding ATPase domain-containing protein has protein sequence MTEGTPRVAERISTGIPGLDTVLHGGFRKARTYMLMGLPGSGKTIFANQVCFHHAKRHGGRVLYLTLLAESHTELVGNLSSLSYFDPTLLPNAITYLSAFTVLEQGGLDALAELIRKETKNHQATLLVLDGLVAAEEVAPSQQAIKKFIHGLQVVTGLMGCTTLILTTGRGQGLRAEHTMVDGLILLRQRMFGARAVRELFVRKFRGSPYLLGKHSFDITQDGIIIYPRLETLAESGPPPGPPQDAKCAFGIPGMDAMLTGGMAQGSTTILLGPSGSGKTLLGLNFLAEGARRGERVHFFAFYDSPERMVAQAAGIGLDLKPLIDRGDFEVSFRPPTENLLDKLGVQLLDIIRTRGARRLFLDGYDALRRAAVRQSRVSRFLAALVNECRMRGVTLLYSVESVSAFGPEVTFPMRGISMVAENILFLRQAELDSRLRRFITVLKLRNSPHDTSLRELCISTKGMEVKGAFTDVEAMMTGVPRSTTWSEPRHPPGGGRQEP, from the coding sequence ATGACCGAAGGCACTCCACGCGTGGCGGAGCGGATTTCCACGGGCATTCCAGGCCTCGACACCGTGCTGCACGGAGGCTTCCGCAAGGCCCGCACCTACATGCTGATGGGCCTTCCGGGCTCGGGGAAGACCATCTTCGCCAACCAGGTGTGCTTCCACCACGCGAAGCGCCACGGCGGGCGCGTGCTCTACCTGACGCTGCTGGCGGAGTCGCACACGGAGCTGGTCGGCAACCTCTCCTCGCTGTCCTACTTCGACCCCACGCTGCTGCCCAACGCCATCACCTATCTGAGCGCCTTCACGGTGCTGGAGCAGGGTGGGCTGGATGCGCTGGCGGAGCTCATCCGCAAGGAGACGAAGAATCACCAGGCCACGTTGCTCGTGCTGGACGGACTGGTGGCCGCGGAGGAGGTGGCGCCGTCGCAGCAGGCCATCAAGAAGTTCATCCACGGCCTCCAGGTGGTGACGGGCCTCATGGGCTGCACGACGTTGATTCTCACCACCGGCCGCGGACAAGGCCTGCGCGCCGAGCACACCATGGTGGATGGGTTGATACTGCTCCGGCAGCGCATGTTCGGCGCGCGTGCCGTGCGCGAGCTGTTCGTGCGCAAATTCCGGGGCAGCCCCTATCTGCTGGGCAAGCACAGCTTCGACATCACCCAGGACGGCATCATCATCTATCCCCGCCTGGAGACGCTCGCGGAGTCCGGGCCTCCGCCGGGGCCGCCGCAGGATGCGAAGTGCGCGTTTGGCATCCCCGGGATGGACGCGATGCTGACCGGGGGCATGGCCCAGGGCTCGACGACCATCCTCCTGGGGCCGTCGGGCAGCGGCAAGACGCTGCTGGGACTGAACTTCCTCGCGGAGGGCGCCCGGCGAGGCGAGCGCGTCCACTTCTTCGCCTTCTACGACTCCCCGGAGCGCATGGTGGCGCAGGCGGCGGGCATCGGGCTCGACCTCAAGCCGCTCATCGACCGGGGCGACTTCGAGGTCAGCTTCCGGCCGCCCACGGAGAACCTGCTGGACAAGCTGGGCGTGCAGTTGCTGGACATCATCCGGACCCGCGGCGCGCGTCGGCTCTTCCTGGACGGCTACGACGCGCTCCGCAGGGCGGCCGTCCGGCAGTCCCGCGTGTCGCGCTTCCTGGCCGCGCTGGTCAATGAGTGCCGCATGCGCGGCGTGACGCTGCTCTACTCCGTCGAATCGGTCTCCGCGTTTGGCCCGGAGGTGACCTTCCCGATGAGGGGCATCTCCATGGTGGCGGAGAACATCCTCTTCCTTCGCCAGGCCGAGCTGGACTCCCGGCTGCGCCGCTTCATCACGGTGCTGAAGCTGCGCAACAGCCCGCATGACACCTCCCTGCGCGAGCTGTGCATCAGCACGAAGGGGATGGAGGTGAAGGGTGCCTTCACGGATGTCGAGGCGATGATGACCGGCGTGCCACGGTCGACCACGTGGTCCGAGCCCCGGCATCCTCCCGGCGGCGGGCGCCAGGAGCCTTAG
- the dbpA gene encoding ATP-dependent RNA helicase DbpA, producing the protein MDFSALALSPPLLQVLEELDFKTATPIQAQSIPVLLQGRDLVGQAQTGSGKTAAFALPLLQKVQLQHRKVQALVLCPTRELCAQVAGEIRRLGRRLPGLQVLVLAGGQPIRPQLEALEKGAHLAVGTPGRVMDVLDREALETRQLSTVVLDEADRMLDMGFREDMERILGAMPPRRQTVLFSATFPPDIEALSRDFQRQPVRVTVEAATAGPDIQQVRYDCEPGDKQALLLRILRHYQPASAIVFCNLKATVVELKKSLSASGVSVDGLQGDLEQFERDRVMAKFRNQSTRVLIATDVAGRGIDVEALDAVINFDLPMQAEPYVHRIGRTGRAGRAGLAVSIVTPRDGRKVDDIQLATGVKLERGDVESLPSADPRNAVSLESTWDTLYISAGRKDKMRPGDILGALTGEAGGLEATDVGKIEIQDHVAYVAVARRVSRVAFQRLSEGRIKGRRYKIERVK; encoded by the coding sequence ATGGACTTTTCCGCGCTTGCGCTATCTCCCCCCCTGCTCCAGGTCCTGGAGGAGCTGGACTTCAAGACGGCCACGCCCATCCAGGCGCAGAGCATCCCGGTGCTGCTCCAGGGCAGGGACCTGGTCGGCCAGGCGCAGACGGGCAGCGGCAAGACGGCGGCCTTCGCGCTGCCGCTGCTCCAGAAGGTCCAGTTGCAGCACCGCAAGGTGCAGGCGCTGGTGCTGTGTCCGACGCGAGAGCTGTGCGCGCAGGTGGCGGGCGAGATTCGCAGGTTGGGGCGGCGGCTGCCCGGGCTCCAGGTGCTGGTGCTCGCGGGAGGCCAGCCCATCCGCCCGCAACTGGAAGCACTGGAGAAGGGCGCGCACCTGGCGGTGGGAACGCCGGGCCGGGTGATGGATGTGCTGGACCGCGAGGCGCTGGAGACGCGGCAGTTATCCACGGTGGTGCTGGACGAGGCGGACCGGATGCTGGACATGGGCTTCCGCGAGGACATGGAGCGCATCCTCGGAGCCATGCCGCCGCGGCGGCAGACGGTGCTCTTCTCCGCCACCTTCCCGCCGGACATCGAGGCGTTGAGCCGCGATTTCCAGCGTCAGCCCGTCCGCGTCACGGTGGAGGCCGCCACCGCGGGGCCCGACATCCAGCAGGTGCGCTACGACTGCGAGCCGGGAGACAAGCAGGCCCTGCTGCTGCGCATCCTCCGGCACTACCAGCCGGCGTCCGCCATCGTCTTCTGCAACCTCAAGGCAACCGTGGTGGAGTTGAAGAAGTCGCTCTCCGCGTCGGGCGTCAGCGTGGACGGGCTCCAGGGGGATTTGGAGCAGTTCGAGCGCGACCGGGTGATGGCGAAGTTCCGCAACCAGAGCACGCGGGTGCTCATCGCCACGGACGTGGCGGGGCGCGGCATCGACGTGGAGGCGCTGGATGCCGTCATCAACTTCGACCTGCCCATGCAGGCCGAGCCCTACGTGCACCGCATCGGCCGCACGGGCCGGGCGGGGCGCGCGGGCCTGGCCGTCTCCATCGTCACGCCTCGGGATGGCCGCAAGGTGGACGACATCCAACTGGCCACCGGCGTGAAGCTGGAGCGTGGGGACGTGGAGTCACTGCCCTCGGCGGATCCTCGCAACGCGGTGTCCCTGGAGTCCACGTGGGACACGCTCTACATCTCCGCCGGACGCAAGGACAAGATGCGGCCCGGGGACATCCTGGGCGCGCTCACGGGCGAGGCGGGCGGGCTCGAAGCGACCGACGTGGGCAAGATTGAAATCCAGGACCACGTGGCCTACGTCGCCGTCGCCCGGCGCGTGTCGCGGGTGGCCTTCCAGCGGCTGAGTGAAGGCCGCATCAAGGGCCGCCGGTACAAAATCGAGCGCGTGAAGTAG
- a CDS encoding YcjF family protein: MDIHLAEEIRKQVEEAFRKRGRVNIVIAGRSGVGKSTLVNAVFHGRIADTGQGRPVTKETREYTKDDIPVSILDTRGLELGAFQETLKLLEELVAARAKDADATRHLHCAWLCISEDSRRVEDGDVKAVEMLARHMPVVVVVTKARSDQGFRAEVQKLLPMARNVMRVRALQETDDEGHTLQPKGLVELVELTMELVPEAQRNAFAAAQRVSISQKRKRAHGIVASAAAAAGLIGAVPIPFADAALLVPTQVGMLAGVSSVFGLPLTEAFLSTLVGAGITGLGATFTGQSIVSGLLKLVPGPGTVIGALISATTATALTTLFGEAYVAVLSKLMEKRCGELPTEEEVIQAFREEMSLRGAA, translated from the coding sequence ATGGACATCCATCTGGCGGAGGAGATCCGCAAGCAGGTCGAAGAGGCCTTCCGCAAGCGCGGCCGGGTCAACATCGTCATCGCGGGCCGCAGCGGCGTGGGCAAGAGCACGCTGGTCAACGCGGTGTTCCACGGCCGCATCGCGGACACCGGCCAGGGCCGCCCCGTCACGAAGGAGACGCGCGAGTACACGAAGGACGACATCCCCGTCAGCATCCTCGACACCCGCGGCCTGGAGCTGGGCGCCTTTCAAGAGACGCTGAAGCTGCTGGAGGAGTTGGTGGCCGCGCGCGCGAAGGACGCGGACGCCACGCGCCACCTGCACTGCGCCTGGTTGTGCATCAGCGAGGACTCACGCCGCGTGGAGGACGGTGACGTGAAGGCGGTGGAGATGCTCGCGCGGCACATGCCGGTGGTGGTCGTCGTCACCAAGGCGCGCAGCGACCAGGGCTTCCGCGCGGAAGTGCAGAAGCTGCTGCCCATGGCCCGTAACGTCATGCGCGTGCGCGCGCTCCAGGAGACGGACGACGAGGGCCATACGCTCCAGCCCAAGGGCCTGGTGGAGCTCGTCGAGCTCACCATGGAGCTCGTCCCGGAAGCCCAGCGCAACGCCTTCGCCGCCGCCCAGCGCGTGAGCATCAGCCAGAAGCGCAAGCGCGCGCACGGCATCGTCGCCAGCGCCGCGGCCGCCGCCGGCCTCATTGGAGCCGTCCCCATCCCTTTCGCCGACGCCGCCCTGCTCGTCCCCACGCAGGTCGGAATGCTGGCGGGGGTGAGTAGCGTCTTCGGCCTCCCGCTGACGGAGGCCTTCCTCTCCACGCTGGTGGGCGCGGGCATCACCGGCCTGGGCGCCACCTTCACCGGCCAGTCCATCGTATCCGGCCTGCTGAAGCTCGTCCCCGGCCCGGGCACGGTGATTGGCGCGCTCATCTCCGCCACCACCGCCACCGCGCTCACCACGCTGTTCGGCGAGGCCTACGTCGCCGTCCTCTCCAAGTTGATGGAGAAGCGCTGTGGCGAGTTGCCCACGGAGGAGGAGGTCATCCAGGCCTTCCGCGAGGAGATGTCCCTGCGCGGCGCCGCGTAG
- a CDS encoding SdpA family antimicrobial peptide system protein, which produces MTESTPPSPQTSPTRRLGLLALGLILGWTTLTVYALHAALPYNPIELPFEKHFNIKLLLPEGWAFFTRDPRDDRMLPYLRTPDGQWTWGSDTPNFQLKNAFGINRAARAQGVELGLLLHDTATLPREDCKEAPSVCLERAPVAKTLRNTSPRPTYCGQLGIVFQRAVPWAWSRTNQGKPITMPSKVLRLDVEC; this is translated from the coding sequence GTGACCGAGTCCACTCCTCCCTCTCCCCAGACCTCCCCAACGCGCCGCCTGGGCCTGCTGGCCCTGGGACTCATCCTGGGCTGGACCACGCTCACGGTCTACGCCCTGCACGCGGCGCTGCCCTACAACCCCATCGAGCTGCCCTTCGAGAAGCACTTCAACATCAAGCTGCTGCTGCCAGAGGGGTGGGCCTTCTTCACCCGCGACCCGCGTGATGACCGGATGCTGCCCTACCTCCGCACCCCGGACGGCCAGTGGACCTGGGGAAGCGACACGCCCAACTTCCAGTTGAAGAACGCCTTCGGCATCAACCGGGCCGCGCGGGCACAGGGCGTGGAGCTGGGGTTGCTCCTCCACGACACAGCGACCCTTCCCCGGGAGGACTGCAAGGAAGCCCCCTCCGTCTGCCTGGAGCGCGCCCCCGTGGCCAAGACGCTCCGCAACACCAGCCCGCGGCCCACGTACTGCGGCCAGCTGGGCATCGTCTTCCAGCGGGCCGTTCCCTGGGCCTGGAGCCGCACCAACCAGGGGAAGCCCATCACCATGCCCTCGAAGGTCCTGAGGTTGGACGTCGAATGCTGA